The following are encoded in a window of Bacillus xiapuensis genomic DNA:
- a CDS encoding STAS domain-containing protein has translation MRIPILKLHNCLLVSIQWELDDQTALQFQEDLLHKIHETSARGVVIDLTSIDFIDSFIAKVLGDVIDMSKLMGAKVVITGIQPAVAITLIELGIRLEGVLTALDLEKGLEKLRQELED, from the coding sequence ATGAGAATACCGATTCTAAAACTCCATAATTGCTTGTTAGTGTCCATTCAATGGGAACTAGATGACCAAACAGCCCTTCAATTCCAAGAAGACCTTCTTCATAAAATTCATGAAACGAGCGCTCGAGGAGTAGTTATTGACCTCACTTCCATCGATTTTATCGACTCTTTTATTGCCAAGGTGCTTGGAGATGTTATCGACATGTCTAAGTTAATGGGAGCGAAGGTAGTGATTACAGGTATTCAGCCTGCCGTTGCGATTACCTTGATTGAATTGGGAATACGTCTCGAAGGAGTTTTGACAGCTCTTGATTTAGAAAAAGGTTTGGAGAAACTTCGACAGGAACTGGAGGACTAA
- the tsaE gene encoding tRNA (adenosine(37)-N6)-threonylcarbamoyltransferase complex ATPase subunit type 1 TsaE, producing the protein MHSLTFSTKSAEQTQAIAERLAQLLQPGDVLLLEGDLGAGKTTFTKGLAKGLGVRRTVNSPTFTIIKEYMGRMPLYHMDVYRVQDGGEDLGFDEYFYGEGVCVVEWAHLIEEQLPAEYLKVVLLHKGNDERQVELKPVGSRYELMSKELVK; encoded by the coding sequence ATGCATTCATTGACTTTTTCCACTAAGAGTGCTGAGCAGACCCAAGCGATAGCAGAAAGGCTGGCTCAGCTTTTACAACCGGGAGATGTCCTGCTGCTGGAAGGGGATTTAGGCGCAGGAAAAACAACCTTCACGAAAGGCCTGGCCAAAGGGCTTGGCGTAAGGCGCACCGTCAATAGCCCCACATTTACTATTATTAAAGAATATATGGGCAGGATGCCGCTTTATCATATGGATGTTTATCGAGTGCAGGACGGGGGAGAAGATCTTGGCTTTGATGAATATTTCTACGGAGAAGGCGTATGTGTAGTGGAATGGGCTCATTTAATTGAGGAACAGCTTCCGGCAGAATATTTAAAGGTCGTGCTATTACATAAAGGAAATGATGAGCGGCAGGTGGAATTAAAGCCTGTCGGTAGCAGATATGAACTTATGAGTAAGGAGTTAGTAAAATGA
- a CDS encoding PP2C family protein-serine/threonine phosphatase: MDFKKDMQQKYKEILESYYKNQNEQALYLSQKFSRKAIEYKVSPEEIISMHKTALMELEPAISESTLLSFDILLEVMMGYGLAYREHQSLRTIQKELKSEIEVAANMQQTLLGTKIPSVPSLDIGAISVPARQMSGDYYHFVRGENGTVSVAIADVIGKGIPAALCMSMIKYSMDSLPEGRHEPSLMLESLNRVVEQNVDPTMFITMLYGMYNTANHTFYYSSAGHEPGFFYDHATKQFEELYARGLLLGVGKKTKYRQFERKVEIGDVIFLMSDGVTECRTEDGFIEADTLMGYIQKYIHLEAQEMANKVYNDLVALQDFHLRDDFTLIILKRIQ, translated from the coding sequence ATGGATTTTAAAAAGGATATGCAACAAAAATATAAAGAAATTTTGGAAAGCTATTATAAGAATCAAAATGAACAAGCTTTATATTTGAGTCAGAAATTCAGCAGAAAGGCTATCGAATATAAAGTTTCGCCAGAAGAAATCATCAGCATGCACAAAACAGCTTTAATGGAACTGGAACCTGCTATTTCTGAGTCGACGCTGCTTTCCTTTGATATTCTTTTAGAAGTGATGATGGGCTATGGTCTTGCCTACCGCGAACACCAGAGTCTCCGGACGATCCAAAAGGAATTAAAGAGCGAAATTGAAGTGGCTGCCAATATGCAGCAAACGCTTTTAGGAACGAAAATTCCTAGTGTTCCTTCATTAGATATTGGAGCAATCAGCGTGCCGGCTCGGCAAATGAGCGGCGATTACTATCATTTTGTCCGCGGGGAAAATGGAACAGTCAGCGTAGCGATTGCGGATGTAATCGGCAAGGGCATTCCGGCTGCTTTATGCATGTCCATGATTAAGTATTCCATGGATAGCTTACCAGAAGGAAGACACGAACCGAGCCTCATGCTGGAAAGTCTTAATCGTGTTGTCGAACAGAATGTGGATCCCACCATGTTTATTACGATGTTATACGGCATGTATAACACGGCTAATCACACGTTTTATTATTCGTCTGCCGGTCATGAGCCGGGCTTCTTTTATGATCATGCAACGAAGCAATTCGAAGAGCTGTATGCTAGAGGCTTGCTGCTTGGCGTAGGCAAGAAAACGAAATACCGCCAGTTTGAAAGAAAAGTAGAAATCGGAGATGTAATCTTTCTCATGTCCGACGGAGTAACGGAATGCCGGACGGAGGACGGGTTTATCGAAGCGGATACTTTAATGGGCTACATCCAAAAGTATATTCATTTAGAAGCTCAAGAAATGGCGAATAAAGTATACAATGATCTGGTCGCCTTGCAGGATTTTCATTTGCGCGATGATTTTACCTTGATTATTTTGAAGAGAATTCAGTGA
- a CDS encoding RsbT co-antagonist protein RsbRA — translation MRKKIFNYVQTHKSDILNQWIESMKEEADDRAVTTMSDQMFTRTSSEFIELLISNFVETEQEFQYRVKDFAEKIVKLGWPLTIVTLGLNTFAQIVSKGMRDEGIVNKENHIEFTLELERWMFPMNNTIIDSYSRSWERTVSLQKIALQELSAPLIPVFDKISVMPLVGTIDTERAKLIMENLLDGIVNHRSEVVLIDITGVPLVDTMVAHHIIQAADAVRLVGAKCMIVGIRPEIAQTIVTLGINLEQVVTTSTLKKGIEQALAITGRKIIKVEGEN, via the coding sequence ATGAGAAAGAAAATTTTCAATTACGTCCAAACTCACAAGAGTGATATTTTAAATCAGTGGATAGAAAGCATGAAAGAAGAAGCTGATGATCGCGCGGTTACGACAATGTCCGATCAAATGTTTACAAGAACAAGCAGTGAATTTATAGAGCTGCTTATTTCCAATTTTGTTGAAACTGAACAAGAGTTTCAGTATAGAGTGAAAGACTTCGCTGAGAAGATTGTCAAATTAGGATGGCCATTGACAATCGTCACTCTCGGCCTGAATACATTTGCTCAAATTGTGTCTAAAGGCATGAGGGACGAGGGCATTGTAAATAAGGAAAATCATATAGAATTTACTCTAGAATTAGAACGCTGGATGTTCCCGATGAACAACACAATTATCGATTCTTACTCCAGATCGTGGGAGAGAACGGTAAGCCTGCAAAAGATTGCTCTGCAGGAACTTTCCGCGCCGCTTATTCCTGTCTTTGATAAGATCTCCGTTATGCCATTAGTCGGAACCATTGATACAGAACGCGCCAAGCTGATCATGGAAAATTTGCTGGATGGGATCGTCAACCACCGCTCAGAAGTCGTGTTAATTGATATTACAGGTGTTCCTTTAGTGGACACAATGGTGGCGCATCACATTATTCAAGCAGCCGACGCCGTTCGCTTAGTAGGGGCTAAATGTATGATCGTGGGAATCCGTCCTGAGATTGCCCAGACTATTGTGACGTTGGGAATCAACCTTGAACAGGTCGTAACGACAAGTACTTTGAAGAAAGGAATTGAACAGGCACTGGCGATTACCGGAAGAAAGATCATTAAAGTAGAGGGTGAAAATTGA
- a CDS encoding Tex family protein has protein sequence MSTALTHDQEYLLKKVAQAEQIELKKVRAVISLIEDGSTVPFIARYRKEMTGALDEVQIRALIHRYTYLRNLLQRKEEVLHSIAEQGKLTEELKRKIQAAEKMQAVEDLYRPYKQKRRTKASIAKEKGLSPLAEWMLSLSNASIIEEAKQYISSEKEVASAEEAIQGAADIIAEQVADEASVREWIRRETFRRGMIQSSVKKAEEDEKNVFEMYYSYEEPVSKIVPHRILALNRGEKEGILKVSIHADQEKIIRYLTKKYIKNERSSAASHVLTALQDAYKRLIQPSIEREIRHELTEKADNQAIRIFSENLQKLLLQPPLKGKTVLGVDPAFRTGCKLAAVDETGKVLYIGVIYPHPPKAKKAEAENIFKRVLDEYQVELVAIGNGTASRETEQFVADTIKSSGRNIAYMIVNEAGASVYSASEIAREEFPDLQVEERSAVSIARRVQDPLAELVKIDPKSVGVGQYQHDVSQKKLNESLTFVVETAVNQVGVNLNTASASLLQYVSGLNKTVANNIVKFREVNGKFTHRSQVKKVPRLGEKTFEQSIGFLRILSGKEKLDSTSIHPENYSKVKELLNSLGYATKDIGSEELAAALDQLDVQATADALELGEWTLGDIMDALQKPGRDPRDDLPKPLLKTDVLKLEDLKPGMELQGTVRNVVDFGAFVDIGVKEDGLVHISKLKKGYVKHPLDVTAVGDVVTVWVEQVDQNKGRVSLTMIAPEE, from the coding sequence ATGTCGACCGCATTAACCCATGATCAAGAATATTTATTGAAGAAAGTCGCTCAAGCGGAACAGATCGAATTGAAGAAAGTAAGAGCGGTCATTTCTTTAATTGAAGACGGAAGCACCGTCCCTTTTATTGCCCGGTACCGTAAAGAAATGACCGGGGCGCTTGACGAAGTGCAGATTCGCGCACTTATTCACCGTTATACATACTTGCGGAATTTGCTGCAGCGGAAAGAAGAAGTGCTGCACAGCATTGCCGAGCAGGGAAAACTGACAGAAGAATTGAAAAGAAAGATCCAAGCAGCGGAGAAAATGCAAGCGGTAGAGGATCTCTATCGCCCTTATAAACAAAAGCGGCGCACGAAAGCATCGATTGCCAAGGAGAAAGGATTGTCACCGCTGGCTGAATGGATGCTCTCTTTGTCTAATGCTTCTATCATAGAAGAAGCGAAACAATACATTTCTTCTGAAAAAGAAGTAGCTTCAGCAGAAGAGGCGATTCAAGGAGCAGCCGATATTATCGCGGAACAAGTGGCCGATGAAGCGAGCGTTCGGGAATGGATCCGCCGTGAAACATTCCGCCGCGGCATGATTCAATCCTCTGTAAAAAAGGCAGAAGAAGATGAAAAAAATGTGTTCGAAATGTATTATTCATATGAAGAACCTGTTTCAAAGATTGTCCCTCACCGGATACTGGCTTTAAACCGCGGAGAAAAGGAAGGGATTTTAAAAGTAAGCATTCATGCCGACCAAGAAAAAATCATTCGCTATTTAACAAAAAAGTATATAAAAAATGAAAGAAGTTCAGCTGCTTCCCACGTATTAACGGCTTTGCAGGATGCTTATAAACGCTTAATTCAACCGTCGATTGAACGGGAAATCCGCCATGAGCTCACAGAAAAGGCGGATAATCAAGCGATTCGCATCTTTTCCGAGAATTTGCAGAAATTACTTCTGCAGCCTCCTTTGAAAGGTAAGACGGTGCTGGGAGTAGACCCGGCATTTCGTACAGGATGTAAGCTGGCAGCTGTGGATGAAACCGGAAAAGTGCTCTATATCGGCGTCATATATCCCCATCCGCCTAAAGCGAAGAAAGCAGAAGCGGAGAATATATTCAAGCGAGTGCTGGATGAATATCAAGTCGAATTAGTAGCGATCGGAAACGGAACGGCCTCCAGGGAAACGGAACAATTTGTAGCAGATACGATCAAATCCAGCGGCAGAAATATTGCTTACATGATTGTCAATGAGGCGGGAGCGAGCGTCTATTCAGCATCTGAAATCGCACGCGAGGAATTCCCGGATTTGCAAGTCGAAGAAAGAAGCGCGGTGTCCATAGCAAGAAGAGTGCAGGATCCGCTGGCCGAGCTGGTGAAGATCGATCCGAAATCTGTCGGCGTTGGACAGTATCAGCACGATGTTTCACAAAAGAAATTAAATGAATCATTAACCTTTGTCGTGGAAACGGCAGTCAATCAGGTCGGCGTCAATTTAAACACCGCGTCTGCGTCGCTGCTGCAATACGTGTCAGGACTAAATAAGACGGTCGCAAATAATATCGTCAAATTCAGGGAAGTGAATGGGAAGTTTACTCACCGTTCTCAAGTTAAAAAGGTTCCTCGGCTGGGAGAGAAAACATTCGAGCAGAGCATCGGATTTTTGAGGATTTTGTCTGGAAAAGAAAAGCTAGACAGCACTTCCATACATCCAGAGAATTATTCGAAAGTGAAGGAGCTGCTGAATAGCCTGGGATATGCCACAAAGGATATTGGAAGCGAAGAACTTGCCGCTGCCTTAGATCAGCTGGACGTTCAAGCAACGGCGGACGCCTTGGAATTAGGCGAATGGACGCTTGGCGATATTATGGATGCTTTACAGAAACCCGGACGAGATCCCCGTGATGATTTGCCAAAGCCGCTGTTAAAAACAGACGTATTGAAACTGGAAGATCTTAAGCCGGGCATGGAGCTGCAAGGAACGGTGCGGAACGTAGTCGACTTTGGCGCATTCGTGGATATTGGAGTGAAAGAAGACGGCTTAGTGCATATCTCTAAGCTCAAAAAAGGATATGTCAAGCATCCGCTTGATGTAACAGCTGTCGGAGATGTCGTAACTGTGTGGGTCGAACAAGTCGACCAAAATAAAGGAAGGGTGTCTTTAACGATGATCGCTCCTGAAGAATAA
- the sigB gene encoding RNA polymerase sigma factor SigB translates to MRKPSQPDQDAKKQVVAWIKAFQASHDEDAQEKLVKHYQGLVESIARKYSKGKSYHEDIVQVGMMGLLGAIRRYDDSYGKSFEAFAIPTIVGEIKRFLRDKTWSVHVPRRIKEIGPKIKATVEELTLRLQRSPKVEEIAAHLDVSEEEVLEAMEMGKSYQALSVDHSIEADSDGSTVTLLDIVGSQEQGYERVDQRLVLEKVLHVLSDRERQIIQYTYLENMSQKDAGDKLGISQMHVSRLQRRAIKKLKEAIDLESLTTGRMS, encoded by the coding sequence ATGCGGAAACCATCTCAACCTGATCAAGACGCAAAGAAGCAGGTAGTTGCATGGATTAAAGCTTTTCAAGCATCGCATGACGAGGACGCGCAAGAAAAATTGGTTAAGCATTATCAGGGATTGGTAGAATCGATTGCGCGCAAGTATTCAAAGGGGAAGTCTTATCATGAGGATATTGTTCAAGTAGGGATGATGGGGCTGCTTGGAGCCATTCGCCGTTATGATGATTCGTACGGAAAGAGCTTCGAAGCGTTTGCCATACCGACTATTGTAGGGGAAATTAAACGCTTTTTAAGGGACAAGACTTGGAGCGTGCATGTGCCGCGGCGCATTAAAGAAATTGGGCCGAAAATCAAAGCGACGGTTGAAGAGCTGACCTTAAGACTTCAGCGCTCACCGAAAGTGGAAGAAATCGCTGCCCACCTCGACGTTTCCGAAGAAGAGGTGCTAGAAGCGATGGAAATGGGGAAAAGCTATCAGGCGCTGTCTGTTGACCATTCCATTGAAGCCGATTCCGATGGCAGCACAGTGACTTTGCTTGATATTGTAGGCAGCCAGGAGCAAGGTTATGAAAGAGTTGACCAGAGACTCGTGCTAGAAAAAGTACTGCACGTGCTTTCGGACCGGGAGCGGCAAATTATTCAATATACCTATTTAGAGAACATGAGCCAAAAGGATGCAGGCGATAAGCTCGGCATTTCACAGATGCACGTTTCCCGCTTGCAGCGAAGAGCCATAAAAAAATTAAAAGAAGCCATTGATTTGGAGTCTTTAACAACGGGGCGAATGTCTTAA
- a CDS encoding PP2C family serine/threonine-protein phosphatase, translating into MTHLQSDHIEVYATQTAKNNNFLCGDSYFIHETEDYLICVLADGLGSGEFAYESAAAVTKVVEDNHQETVDCLMSLSNDVLQQKRGAAVAIFKADFKRQEFEYSCVGNIRFYLYTEDGKLTYPLPVTGYLSGRPQVYRTRRFAYETNCKFLLHSDGVQLLNVKSLLQNRSIHQIAYILEGESMQTNDDSTFIIGSLLK; encoded by the coding sequence ATGACACATCTTCAGAGTGATCACATAGAAGTATATGCCACTCAAACAGCGAAGAATAATAATTTCCTTTGCGGTGACAGCTACTTTATTCATGAAACCGAAGATTATTTGATTTGTGTACTAGCGGATGGATTAGGAAGCGGTGAATTTGCTTATGAATCCGCTGCAGCTGTCACTAAAGTCGTAGAGGACAATCATCAAGAAACAGTGGATTGTTTAATGAGCTTGAGCAACGACGTGCTGCAGCAAAAGAGAGGAGCAGCCGTCGCTATTTTTAAAGCGGATTTTAAGAGGCAGGAGTTTGAGTACAGCTGTGTCGGCAATATTCGTTTTTATTTATATACGGAAGACGGGAAGCTGACCTATCCTCTGCCTGTAACAGGTTATTTATCGGGGAGGCCGCAAGTATACCGGACTCGGAGGTTTGCATATGAAACCAATTGCAAGTTTCTTTTGCATTCTGACGGTGTTCAGCTGCTGAATGTAAAATCATTATTGCAGAATCGCTCTATTCATCAAATTGCTTATATACTTGAAGGTGAATCTATGCAAACCAACGATGATTCCACTTTTATTATTGGAAGCCTGCTTAAATAA
- a CDS encoding anti-sigma regulatory factor, with protein sequence MDSSVKIINEWDIVAARQLGRNVAKDLGFGTVDQARITTAISELARNIYLYAGQGQVTIEKTEAPGKVGLIIISQDEGPGINDLRKVMADGFSTSGGLGAGLPGVKRLMDEFSIESSPGEGTLVKAIKWLR encoded by the coding sequence ATGGATTCTAGCGTCAAGATTATTAATGAATGGGACATCGTAGCGGCAAGGCAGCTTGGCAGGAATGTAGCCAAAGACCTTGGCTTCGGGACGGTGGACCAAGCTCGTATTACAACGGCTATCAGCGAACTGGCGCGCAATATTTATCTATATGCCGGCCAAGGGCAAGTAACTATAGAAAAAACAGAGGCTCCTGGAAAAGTCGGCTTAATCATCATTTCGCAAGATGAAGGTCCGGGGATAAATGATTTGCGAAAAGTGATGGCGGACGGCTTTTCCACCTCTGGAGGACTAGGAGCGGGCTTGCCTGGCGTTAAACGTCTGATGGATGAATTTTCAATTGAATCTAGTCCTGGCGAAGGAACGCTCGTAAAGGCAATTAAGTGGCTCCGTTAG
- a CDS encoding anti-sigma factor antagonist yields the protein MNITIDTKEMEKYTKINLGGEIDAYTAPQLKEAVFPYAEKENASLVINLSDVSYMDSTGLGVFVGLFKSLNAHNGSLQLVGLSERLKRLFDITGLADIINISSDVEGGV from the coding sequence ATGAATATTACAATTGACACGAAAGAAATGGAAAAATACACAAAAATCAATCTTGGCGGTGAGATTGACGCTTACACAGCCCCTCAGCTTAAAGAAGCCGTTTTTCCTTATGCAGAGAAGGAAAATGCCAGCCTAGTCATTAATTTATCCGATGTTTCTTATATGGACAGTACAGGTTTGGGTGTATTTGTCGGGTTATTTAAAAGCCTGAATGCCCATAATGGTTCCCTTCAGCTTGTCGGATTGTCGGAAAGATTGAAGCGATTGTTTGATATTACAGGGCTTGCCGATATTATAAATATTAGTTCGGATGTAGAAGGTGGTGTTTGA
- the tsaB gene encoding tRNA (adenosine(37)-N6)-threonylcarbamoyltransferase complex dimerization subunit type 1 TsaB has product MKTLAIDTSTYTLGAAVLDGEQTIGEYITNLKKNHSLRAMPAIDLLLKECELKPADLDKIVVAKGPGSYTGVRIGVTIAKTLAWSLGIPLSGISSLAALAASAKLYPSYISPLFDARRGRVYTGLYRFENGQLITVKNDQNLLLADWCQELKAIKEPVLFAGKDVTLHEAAIKQIMGEQAVIGDRSMYDSRPSELGRLGMNAPAEDVHAFVPNYIRLAEAEAKWLEAQEGQDQHNG; this is encoded by the coding sequence ATGAAGACTTTGGCGATTGATACCTCTACTTATACATTAGGGGCAGCGGTTTTGGATGGGGAGCAAACAATTGGAGAATATATAACAAACTTAAAGAAAAATCACTCATTAAGAGCCATGCCAGCTATCGATTTGCTTCTGAAGGAGTGTGAATTAAAGCCAGCGGATCTTGATAAGATCGTCGTTGCCAAAGGTCCGGGATCGTATACAGGCGTGCGGATTGGTGTGACGATTGCGAAAACATTGGCCTGGTCGCTAGGGATTCCTTTATCCGGCATTTCCAGCCTGGCGGCGTTAGCGGCTTCCGCCAAGTTGTACCCTTCTTATATCAGTCCTTTGTTTGATGCGAGAAGAGGAAGGGTCTACACAGGCTTATACCGTTTTGAAAACGGGCAATTGATCACCGTGAAAAACGATCAAAATTTACTGCTTGCAGACTGGTGTCAAGAGCTGAAAGCAATCAAAGAACCGGTGCTGTTTGCAGGCAAAGATGTGACCCTGCATGAAGCAGCCATAAAACAAATCATGGGAGAACAGGCCGTTATAGGCGATAGGAGTATGTATGATTCCCGTCCTTCAGAATTAGGCAGATTAGGCATGAACGCTCCTGCGGAAGATGTCCATGCGTTTGTTCCTAATTATATTCGTCTCGCTGAAGCGGAAGCCAAGTGGCTGGAAGCGCAAGAAGGGCAAGATCAGCACAATGGATAA
- the rsbW gene encoding anti-sigma B factor RsbW: METFDYIEMKIPAKPEYVGVIRLTLSGIASRMGFTYDAIEDLKIATSEAITNAVQHAYRDTDGGEVVIGFALYHDHLEVMVADNGKSFNFLDTKRELGPYKDSSVEFLREGGLGLFLIETLMDEVKVQHNEGVTLFMTKYLEGEQVERDAETIST; this comes from the coding sequence ATGGAAACGTTCGATTATATTGAAATGAAAATTCCTGCTAAACCGGAATATGTAGGCGTTATCCGTCTGACTTTATCTGGGATAGCCAGCAGAATGGGATTTACATACGATGCCATTGAGGATTTGAAAATCGCAACAAGTGAGGCAATCACTAATGCAGTTCAGCACGCTTACCGTGATACAGATGGCGGTGAGGTGGTTATAGGATTTGCCCTGTATCACGACCATCTGGAAGTGATGGTAGCGGATAACGGAAAAAGCTTCAACTTCTTAGATACTAAGCGAGAGCTTGGTCCTTATAAAGACAGTTCAGTGGAGTTTTTACGTGAAGGGGGTCTGGGATTATTTCTTATTGAAACATTAATGGATGAAGTAAAAGTGCAGCATAACGAAGGGGTTACTTTGTTTATGACAAAGTACCTTGAAGGAGAGCAGGTGGAGAGGGATGCGGAAACCATCTCAACCTGA
- a CDS encoding SprT family protein codes for MTNEELQHLVEALSDELFGLPFQHKAVFNPRLRTTGGRYLLHSHHIEINKKYLDKHGKQELAGIIKHELCHYHLHLQGKGYKHRDRDFKELMKKVGAPRFCTPLAAETPRKQRKMLLYECRDCHLIYKRRRRVNTDRYACGKCAGKLTLKEEKLQ; via the coding sequence ATGACTAACGAAGAACTGCAGCATTTAGTAGAAGCGTTATCGGATGAGCTATTCGGTCTCCCTTTTCAGCATAAAGCGGTATTCAATCCCCGCTTAAGAACAACCGGCGGACGCTATTTGCTGCATTCCCATCATATAGAAATTAATAAAAAGTATTTAGATAAGCACGGCAAGCAAGAGTTAGCAGGGATTATTAAGCATGAACTCTGTCACTACCATCTCCATTTGCAAGGAAAAGGCTATAAACATAGAGATCGGGATTTTAAAGAACTAATGAAAAAAGTAGGTGCGCCAAGATTTTGTACACCATTAGCAGCAGAGACGCCCAGAAAGCAGAGAAAGATGCTCCTTTATGAGTGCAGGGATTGCCACCTCATCTACAAACGGCGGAGAAGAGTGAATACGGATCGATATGCGTGCGGTAAATGCGCTGGCAAGCTAACGTTAAAAGAAGAAAAGCTACAATGA